A stretch of Castanea sativa cultivar Marrone di Chiusa Pesio chromosome 2, ASM4071231v1 DNA encodes these proteins:
- the LOC142623549 gene encoding olee1-like protein, with protein sequence MAKSIIILASALCLLSLFGFAYCEDRFFVEGKVYCDTCRTQFVTRISTYMKDAKVRIECRDREGGSLIYSNEAVTDASGSYQLLVDGNHEEEICEVALVKSSDPNCNEVSKDPFLKRSARVSLTLNNGISSPVRLANPLGFLRKERLPQCDAVLKEIELVPADIQQ encoded by the exons ATGGCAAAGTCTATTATTATCCTGGCATCTGCCCTTTGCTTGTTGTCCCTCTTTGGTTTCGCATACTGTGAAGACCGCTTCTTTGTGGAGGGCAAGGTTTATTGTGACACCTGCCGTACCCAGTTTGTAACAAGGATCAGCACGTACATGAAAG ATGCGAAAGTGCGCATAGAGTGCAGGGACCGTGAAGGCGGTAGCCTAATATATAGCAATGAGGCTGTGACTGACGCTTCAGGAAGCTATCAACTTCTGGTGGACGGAAATCATGAAGAAGAGATTTGTGAAGTAGCCCTGGTTAAGAGCTCTGATCCTAACTGCAACGAGGTGAGCAAGGATCCTTTCCTCAAGAGGAGTGCTAGGGTCAGCCTCACACTCAACAATGGCATTTCAAGCCCAGTTCGCCTTGCAAACCCTCTTGGTTTCTTGAGGAAGGAACGTCTTCCCCAATGCGATGCAGTCCTTAAAGAAATTGAGCTCGTCCCTGCTGATATCCAACAATAG